Proteins encoded within one genomic window of Panicum hallii strain FIL2 unplaced genomic scaffold, PHallii_v3.1 scaffold_412, whole genome shotgun sequence:
- the LOC112878693 gene encoding uncharacterized protein LOC112878693, translating to MRTLRDSQVCVCDQRWRELSYPPAAAQDQHSLVSHAQNLWNDWEIQCLVLVSFSLQVFLLFSAVFRKLYRSVVLSVLLWLAYLSADTVAVYLLGRLTLLVGDDPRHQIVLFWAPFLLLHLGGQETITAFSMEDCALWKRHLLNLATQVSLAIYVVCRQWRGGDKQLVAPTTLMFIAGMTSYAARIAALKRAQPTSSMSSSENSNFIKYEMINYNHELACIISHKQERDFERVMELATNGFSLSLDFLMDVAKKDYLTAPTSLTESFWGSVEIFLRCRSSDTDDMLFKLAEIHLSLIYDHLYTKFGGNLMAACCRLTTFALTSIALVLFVVSTRLDHKGNTYYKTADITISYILLVGAIALEISSVLLWLLSSYSPWKFLGTSSVADSVLYSIIKCLSRVESRVEWSGKMQQLNMVDWCIQERQTTAGWLEWMKRRVGIEGRACTKPVEVSADLKNLVLHKMLQTLDAISSRRSELDLTKFHGQWAQLWVYPHLFSQSRLPKVVQLVNNLIEVLGRTKKKKESSEAPQRAPEVSMFQDLGFVESVFLWHIVTELCLRDDQADTDTTPATATLDDQADTDTTTTTASSSSSSSKDYKLKSSIRELSNYVMYLLVKCKAMVTVYDIDSLNGIRRTLLNNLDIIIYQKVDGRPIQNIHDVVFSEANKISREFLRIGEEVGRWDMIAMVWVEMLCYIAFNCDAAFHTKQLCAGGEFVTHVKMLLVILNFSI from the exons ATGAGGACGCTGAGGGACAGTCAAGTCTGCGTCTGCGACCAGCGGTGGCGTGAGTTGAGCTACCCTCCCGCCGCGGCTCAGGATCAGCACAG CTTGGTATCCCATGCACAAAATCTGTGGAACGATTGGGAGATCCAATGCTTGGTGTTGGTGAGCTTCTCCCTACAGgtcttcctcctcttctccgCCGTCTTCCGGAAACTGTACCGCTCCGTCGTGCTCAGCGTGCTGCTCTGGCTCGCTTACTTATCAGCGGACACTGTGGCAGTCTACCTCCTCGGCCGCCTCACGCTACTTGTGGGTGATGACCCGCGCCACCAGATAGTGCTCTTCTGGGCTCCATTCCTGCTGCTCCACCTCGGCGGGCAGGAGACCATCACAGCCTTCTCCATGGAGGATTGTGCGCTGTGGAAGCGTCACCTTCTGAACCTGGCCACCCAGGTGTCGCTGGCCATCTATGTCGTGTGCAGGCAGTGGCGAGGAGGCGACAAGCAGCTGGTGGCTCCCACGACGCTCATGTTCATCGCTGGGATGACCAGCTATGCCGCGAGGATAGCGGCACTCAAGAGAGCCCAGCCAACATCATCGATGTCGTCGTCGGAAAACAGCAACTTTATCAAGTATGAAATGATTAATTACAATCACGAGCTAGCATGCATCATTTCACATAAGCAAGAGAGAGATTTCGAGAGAGTCATGGAGCTGGCCACCAATGGCTTCAGCCTAAGCTTGGATTTCTTGATGGACGTAGCGAAGAAAGATTATCTCACAGCTCCCACTTCTTTAACAGAATCATTTTGGGGATCTGTAGAAATATTTTTGAGATGTCGATCTTCAGACACGGACGACATGTTATTCAAGTTGGCTGAGATCCATCTCTCATTGATCTACGACCACTTGTACACCAAGTTTGGAGGAAACCTCATGGCAGCGTGCTGCCGCCTGACCACATTTGCCCTAACAAGTATTGCCCTCGTTCTGTTTGTTGTATCCACCAGGCTTGATCACAAGGGGAACACCTACTATAAGACAGCTGACATAACCATATCTTACATATTACTTGTGGGGGCCATTGCATTGGAGATATCATCTGTCTTGCTGTGGCTCTTGTCATCGTATTCACCATGGAAATTTCTCGG AACCTCGTCTGTTGCAGACAGCGTATTGTACAGCATCATCAAATGTCTCAGTCGTGTAGAAAGCAGAGTGGAGTGGTCAGGGAAGATGCAACAGTTGAACATGGTTGACTGGTGCATCCAGGAGAGACAAACTACTGCAGGATGGCTGGAATGGATGAAGCGTCGTGTCGGCATTGAAGGACGAGCCTGCACCAAGCCTGTCGAAGTATCTGCAGACCTAAAGAATCTAGTCCTTCATAAAATGCTCCAGACATTAGATGCCATTTCATCTAGACGATCGGAGTTGGACTTGACCAAATTCCATGGCCAGTGGGCTCAACTGTGGGTCTATCCTCACTTATTCAGCCAGAGCAGGCTGCCCAAAGTAGTGCAGCTCGTCAATAACCTCATCGAGGTCCTCGGGAGAacaaagaagaaaaaagaaagcaGTGAAGCACCACAACGAGCACCTGAGGTTAGTATGTTCCAAGATTTGGGGTTTGTGGAAAGTGTTTTTCTTTGGCACATAGTTACAGAGCTATGCCTACGAGATGATCAGGCTGACACTGACACCACCCCTGCTACTGCTACTCTAGATGATCAGGCTGACACTGACACCACCACTACTACtgctagtagtagtagtagtagtagtaagGATTATAAGTTGAAAAGCTCGATCCGGGAGTTATCAAATTACGTCATGTATCTTCTTGTCAAGTGCAAAGCAATGGTCACTGTGTACGATATTGACAGTCTCAATGGCATTCGACGGACATTGCTGAACAATTTGGATATCATAATTTACCAAAAAGTTGATGGGAGGCCTATCCAGAATATCCACGATGTTGTGTTTTCAGAAGCTAACAAAATCTCACGGGAGTTCCTTCGaataggggaggaggtgggtcGCTGGGACATGATCGCGATGGTATGGGTGGAGATGCTCTGCTACATTGCCTTTAATTGTGATGCCGCTTTCCACACTAAACAGCTATGTGCTGGTGGGGAGTTTGTCACCCATGTCAAGATGCTCCTCGTGATTCTAAATTTTTCAATTTAA